The Leptospira stimsonii DNA segment TAGAAAATCCGTATCGAAGACAGGCGTTGGCGGCTTCCGTCGCATATCCATAGTTCCAAAAGGAAGAATGCAATCTCCAGCCGATCTCGACTGCGGGTGTAAAAAAAGAAGAAAAACCGACGTTCATAAAACCGGTAAAACCGATAAATTCTCGATTCCGCTTTGTTTCTAAAACCCAAAGTCCATATCCGAACTTTTGAAAGTGATTTTCAACTTTCGCGATGAATCGGTCGGATTCTTCCCTCGTAAGAATCGAAGGAAAGTATTTCATGACAAACGGATCGGAACTCATTTCCGCAAATGGAATTCGATCTCTTTCCTCCCATTCCCGCAAAATCAACCGTTCCGACTCGAATTTCATTTGTGAATCCCCTAACAAATATTAAAGTTTAAGAAATTAGTATTGCCAAAGAAAATTCTGCCGATAGTATGGACAAAGAATTCCAGTTATTCAATCGATTTTCTAACTTCTGAACGTAGTCCTATCTTAAAGTTTGCTCTTCTTTTTAAGTCCTGCATCTCTAAAATTTTTCTACCTCCCAATATACCGGGAAATGCTGTTTTTAAATCAAGATAACTTGATCTAATTCATAACGACACGAGGAAAAATATGTCTGTTAACATTTATGTAGGAAACCTGTCTTACGACATCACTGAAGGAAAGTTAAGCGAACTTTTCGCAGCTCACGGAGCAGTTAACTCTGTTAAGATCATCACTGATCAGTATTCCGGAAAATCAAAAGGTTTCGCTTTCGTTGAGATGCCGAACAAAGACGAGGCTGACAAAGCAATCAAAGATCTGGACGGAAAAAACGTTCTTGCACGTAACTTAAAAGTAAACGTTGCAAAACCGAAAAACGACAGATTCTAATTTAGAAATTTATAATTTTTAAATATCTTTTAAGCCGTCTTGCGGGGTGAAAACCTCCAAGGCGGCTTTTTTATTCGATTTGAATCGATCGGTTATTTTAAAAACCATTCCTTGACTTTTTTAACTGCGTCCGTCGTATAAGGCTCTTGATCGTAAAAGTCGAATTGTGTCGCTTTTTCTACCCAGACCATTTCTTTTTCGCCGCTTAGATTCTCGTAAAAACGTTCGGCTCCTTTCGGAATAGCGGCTTCCTTACTATGAATCATAAGAATCGGAGTTTTGATTTTTTTTGCGTCCGGAATCGGATCAAACTCCAACCAATCTCTCCAAGCCATTACGGCAAATTGGTTTCCCCATTCTCGAATTTTTCCCCTCTTTTCGTTGAGATAGTAATCGAACGGACCGAACATCGCCGCGGTGGGATCCGTTTCGCTAACGGCGGGAACGTATTCTACTTTATTGGAATGTTTGTACAATTTTTCCGCTCGGTCGCTTTGTTCCTTTAATTTTTTGACGCCTTCCGCACCTCCGTAGACGAGTTCGGTCAGCTCCTTATCGTGAAGCCAAGGCGCTACGAATGCAACCCTCCTCAGTTTCAATCCCCTCGCCAACGCCTCGCCTAAATATCCGGAACTCGCACAGATTGCCAATCCGTTCACCGAATTGATATATGATAACTTTTGCATATACTGAGCGGCATTTTTTATATCTTGTATTTTTAGCTCTGGTTTTTCATAATTCCGAGGTTCTCCCTCACTTTCTCCGTAATTTCTAAAATCAAACGTAAGCGCGACAAAACCTTCTCCGGCAAGTTTGCGAGCATACAAATCGGACATTTGTTCCTTTACCGTCGTCCAACTTCCGGTTACGATCACTCCAACGTATTTTTTTCTTTCATCGAAATCGATCGGTAGGTGAATTTTTCCCGCAAGTTTCAGTCCTTGGCTCGGAAATTCTACTTTTCGAATTCCGCTTTCCACCGAGAAGTTCTCTTGTAATTTTTTTCCGAACGCTTTCTCTAATATTTCTGGATCGAAATATTCTGTGAATTGTTCGATCTTTCCATTCTTCCACTCGAATATTCCGACGTAGTTGTTATTGTATTCTCCGCCGGCTTTCAAGGAAATCGATCCCGAATACTGGACGATCACCTTGTTTTCTTTTTCGGTGGGGAAAATTTTATAAGGGAATTTCATCGAATTAAAATTGTCCGGAAGACCGGAGTATTGATTTTTGATCATCGAAATTCCGACAAGTTCTTTTGGAAAGTTAGACGGGGAAAGTGGCATTCTTTGGACTCCGGCTTGACTCCAAACAGTTAAGAATTCCGGAATATTTTTATTCTCTAATGAACGAAAAAACTTTGAGACGATCTGTTCAGACTCGACTGAGACTGGATGAGGAGGGTATTTTTTATGATTCTTTACGTTTTCTATCGCAGATGATCCTAGATTCTGATTCCCACTTTGGTGTTCCAAATTGAATTTCATGGAATGAATCGTCCAATTTCGATTTTCCGTTTTCCTCAATTTGAATTCATAAGTTCCGGTAACGACCCATTCCGATCCGCCCGTTTCCACGGGAAGATAGTGTAACGCAATCCCGGAAAATTTGACGTTCGCTTCATTCCCTTTTTTTTCTATTTGGAAGTTCCCGACTTGATGATGTGTGCTATAGAATCCTGGAAGAAAGTTTTTCCAAGAGTCGACAACTTCGTTCGCACTGATTTCCGCGGGCTGACCGCCGGCGAGAGAAGTGTAATCAAGATAAATTTTTTCCGCGAATACGGATTTGAGTTTTTCCCAATCTCTTTGATCGGCACTCTTGAAAACGGTTTCTACCGCTGATTGGATTTGGAGCCTCTCCGCATTTTCATTTCCGCAAGCAACGATCAACGCTCCTACAAAAAAAACGATTCGTTTGGTAAGTTTCATAGTATCCTCTTTGTTATTAAGGATACGCGCGATTCGACTTTTATTCTTGTAAACGATTGCCCGGAGTTTGTAAAATCTTGCTCTTTCGAAACGATTGAGGAGAGATCCCCTTCGACTTTCGAAACGCATTCGTGAAATGACTCTGATCGTTAAACCCGAGTTCATACGCAATATCGGAAATTTTCATATTCGAATCCAATAATAGTCTTTCCGCTTCGGAGAGACGAACTTTTAGAACGAATTGATAGGGAGTTTCACCGGTCGTCTTTTTAAACTCTCTGAGAAAATGAAATTTACTCATCCCGATTTCCGCGGCCATATCTTCGATCATGATTTTTTCGGAAATTTCTTCTAAGATCATTTTTTTGATCTTCTCGAGATTCGTTTCACTGAGTCTCGAAACCTCCTGATCCGGTGCATCCAAATAGTTGGAGTAATTTTTTAAGAAGTATTCCGCAAAGCTCGTCAAAAGAGATTCCAAATAGGAAGATTGGTTTCTACCTTTGGCTCTCATTTCTAAAACAAAGAGTTCGATAAAGTGTTTTAAAACGTTATCTTCAACGTTGTATGTATTGAGAAATACAAGGGATTTTTTGTCCCTCTCCGAAAGAACCCGAGTCGCATTGAGCAATCGATCCTCTTCGATTGCTAAGATCGTAAAATGGCATTCTTCTTTTATGGAATGTGTAAAAGGAACGAAGGGAGGATTCATCCAAATCTGACCGACTTCGGTATGAAGGTCCAGATCGACTCCGTTCTTTCGCGTCTTCCAACGAAGACCGCCCGTGTCTAAAGCGAAGTAAAAATAAGGAGTATAGATATTGACCGGATAGAATTCGGGACTACTTCCGATTTCAAGCACGATTCCGTCCCATCCAAGGGATTCGGATGATTCTTGAATGACAAGACTATCACCACAATCGGATCGGAATCCCGTATCGGCATCGAGAAACTTTAGATTCGTTTTCACGTGTCCTTTCCTCCATCTTTATCCACAAGTATGCTCGGACAAAGCTTCCATGAAATATCTCTTCAAGAAAGATTTTTTCAGCGAACTTTGTTTTCGTTCGAACCGAGCAGACTTTTTCTGAGTCCCGAAATTCTTAACGTTACTTTTCTGACTTTTATTTTGAAGTTCTTTATGAGCCTACCTTTGTAGCAGTTTGCTCAAGACATCTTGCCTACCTGGAATATTCGCAGAGATTATTATTATTTTTTCTTCATCGAAAAGAGCTTTCAGCATTTCTTCCACTTTGCAGACTTTTAGGATTTTGCTCAAGTAATTCCTGAACGGGGTCTTATCCACTTGGATTACTTTAATCAAAGAATTTGCTCTAAGGGATCGCGTTCCAAGTTCGTTTTTTCTACTTCAACCTTCGTTCACAATCTCTTTCTTTTTGAAATTTGTTTTTTCCACTTCAATCGGAACGGGTTACTTCTAAGCAATTCTAATAACGCAAAACGTTTACGATGTCATAAAAGATTAAAATGAATTAATGGTGAGATTCGAAAAACGAGATCCAGCTCTTGGTATAATCCCTTATTTCCTTTTTGGGATGAAGATTGCCTTGAAAATAGGATGACAAAAATTCCTTTTTTCTTGGTTGTAGATCGATTTTTTGTGATGCCTTTGATTCGTTCCGTATATCTCATCCATGTTTTATCTAAGATAT contains these protein-coding regions:
- a CDS encoding RNA recognition motif domain-containing protein, yielding MSVNIYVGNLSYDITEGKLSELFAAHGAVNSVKIITDQYSGKSKGFAFVEMPNKDEADKAIKDLDGKNVLARNLKVNVAKPKNDRF
- a CDS encoding helix-turn-helix domain-containing protein — protein: MKTNLKFLDADTGFRSDCGDSLVIQESSESLGWDGIVLEIGSSPEFYPVNIYTPYFYFALDTGGLRWKTRKNGVDLDLHTEVGQIWMNPPFVPFTHSIKEECHFTILAIEEDRLLNATRVLSERDKKSLVFLNTYNVEDNVLKHFIELFVLEMRAKGRNQSSYLESLLTSFAEYFLKNYSNYLDAPDQEVSRLSETNLEKIKKMILEEISEKIMIEDMAAEIGMSKFHFLREFKKTTGETPYQFVLKVRLSEAERLLLDSNMKISDIAYELGFNDQSHFTNAFRKSKGISPQSFRKSKILQTPGNRLQE
- a CDS encoding GNAT family N-acetyltransferase; translation: MKFESERLILREWEERDRIPFAEMSSDPFVMKYFPSILTREESDRFIAKVENHFQKFGYGLWVLETKRNREFIGFTGFMNVGFSSFFTPAVEIGWRLHSSFWNYGYATEAANACLRYGFSTLKLPEIVSFTSVLNEKSRSVMERIGLKEIGFFSHPNLPKDHILCKHVLYRISGSEWPDIERKSTRSLDFR
- a CDS encoding nuclear transport factor 2 family protein, encoding MKLTKRIVFFVGALIVACGNENAERLQIQSAVETVFKSADQRDWEKLKSVFAEKIYLDYTSLAGGQPAEISANEVVDSWKNFLPGFYSTHHQVGNFQIEKKGNEANVKFSGIALHYLPVETGGSEWVVTGTYEFKLRKTENRNWTIHSMKFNLEHQSGNQNLGSSAIENVKNHKKYPPHPVSVESEQIVSKFFRSLENKNIPEFLTVWSQAGVQRMPLSPSNFPKELVGISMIKNQYSGLPDNFNSMKFPYKIFPTEKENKVIVQYSGSISLKAGGEYNNNYVGIFEWKNGKIEQFTEYFDPEILEKAFGKKLQENFSVESGIRKVEFPSQGLKLAGKIHLPIDFDERKKYVGVIVTGSWTTVKEQMSDLYARKLAGEGFVALTFDFRNYGESEGEPRNYEKPELKIQDIKNAAQYMQKLSYINSVNGLAICASSGYLGEALARGLKLRRVAFVAPWLHDKELTELVYGGAEGVKKLKEQSDRAEKLYKHSNKVEYVPAVSETDPTAAMFGPFDYYLNEKRGKIREWGNQFAVMAWRDWLEFDPIPDAKKIKTPILMIHSKEAAIPKGAERFYENLSGEKEMVWVEKATQFDFYDQEPYTTDAVKKVKEWFLK